One region of uncultured Sulfurimonas sp. genomic DNA includes:
- the rpsQ gene encoding 30S ribosomal protein S17 — MTHKREIQGKVVTIAGEKTVSIVVERRVMHPRYHKVVKRFKKYLVHDERNEVKVGDEIIAIECRPLSKTKSFRLKTVVSGAE, encoded by the coding sequence ATGACACATAAGCGTGAAATTCAAGGTAAAGTAGTTACAATTGCAGGCGAAAAAACGGTATCTATCGTTGTTGAGCGTCGAGTAATGCATCCTCGTTACCACAAAGTTGTAAAGCGTTTCAAAAAGTACTTGGTACATGATGAGCGTAATGAAGTAAAAGTTGGTGATGAGATTATTGCAATCGAATGTCGCCCACTTTCAAAGACTAAATCTTTTAGACTTAAGACTGTAGTATCAGGAGCTGAGTAA
- the rpmC gene encoding 50S ribosomal protein L29, translating to MKYSDLADKNVAELQAMLKEKKTELFTLKIKQKMMQLNNTSELRVAKKDIAKINTAITAVAN from the coding sequence ATGAAATATTCTGATTTAGCAGATAAAAACGTAGCAGAGCTTCAAGCTATGCTAAAAGAAAAGAAAACAGAATTGTTTACTTTAAAAATAAAACAAAAGATGATGCAATTAAACAACACTAGTGAACTTCGTGTTGCTAAAAAAGATATTGCTAAAATCAACACTGCTATAACTGCAGTGGCAAACTAG